GCTAAATCAATTTTATGGCCAAACGGTGGGTACTGGAGTCTTGTTCAGCTTTGTTAATTATGCCACCGAGGGCAATTAGCTTGTAGAAAATTAGACTTACCTAATCTTTTGTTACTGATTGATACAGATTGTAGACTCTAAGGTCCTCACGGGAAATATTATTTGTggtaataagttttaatttatggaGCATGTAATCATGAAGTGTCGTAAAACGTGTTTAATGACTAGTTAAATTTTTAGGAAGGTACTAActacttttcccaactatgttgaggttggctttcagtctaactaaAAGCAGATGAGTAGCGGACCTTTGCAACAGAGGCCGACCAATGTATCACGTTATTCGAAACATGGAAGAACTCGTTATAACAAGATAGTCATCCATCCGGGAACCAACCGCGAAAAGCGTTGCTTACCTTACAGCCGATCGCAACACAAACTCACAACACCGTACTTGCCGTCATTTTTCGATATCGATAGCAGTGTCTATTAATTATCATTCTACAATCGTATTGACCGCATCTACTAAGTATTTCtgataaattattcaataaataaaagcatACTCACACGAACGCGACGCATCGCAGCGACAATCTCCACGCGGCTGGTAGGGCGAGGCACGTCCATAGTTCCGATGTACTGTAACAAATGAAAACATATATTgagcaaataataaataaacctgtAATAGCTTTCACCCATAAAAAGTTCAAAACTTTTATGgcgaaaaaaaacattataacatGAGGTAAactaagtcaaagtcaaataaataataatactgcaGAAATAAATTTGAACCAAACCACGTGGAAACCGCGTCGTTGAACCATTTGTATCCTATACCCTAACAGAGCTCGTCACGTGTTCGCCTCGTGTGTCGAGCGCCTTATAATCAGATTATATCACTGTCAAGAACGccactaatttatttaaatcgaaTGCTAAATTGAAATATGACATTATAGAATTAACATCCATTTTCccccttaatttaaaacatggAAGCAATTAAAAGATTTTCTATTTAAGTCGAGAGCAGAAATTTCTAATACTCGGTTCagttttaatacatttattGCTAGACATAACCTGAAGGCAAGTTCATAACCGTATGAGGAAACTTTCAACTGTTAATTGCAGCCACGAAACtttgcataattataattagcCTATTTCGTCGCTATATCCCTGGTTTGTGGCTTTGCTTTTTACATGTCTTGCTTTGCTTTTTAATTGTCAAAATCGTCAAAAATAGCGATGGAAAGCGTTTTAGTAAAAACTTCGATATCTACGTTaagaaaaattgtatttatcataaagtaaaaaaactgaaaatgtttattcaaCTCATGAGGTCAACGACATTCATAAAAACATCACTTCTATTAAAAAGCAGACTCCTaactttattttagttttagagtattaaaatttcaataaaaacgtCTGTCGAAAACATTTCTTTACCTTCAATTTGCTAAATTGACCGTGCAGTttgttatgataaaaatattgtacagTTGTACAAATATTAGGGTTCATTCTTATTCCATTTTGGTACAACGCGAATGTGAATGtctcaaaggacaatgctcaaaaaaaacccaagcccggcgcaaacgaaaagtaactcaaattataggtaataataagtaatgaaatactgcataggaggcatcatagaaatcaatggctaaatgtatgaaattgctatttgatttttttaaggagtaacatgagcagctggggcttatagtttaaataaagtgctatctgaaacaacaaacaagtaatatggcaagtaataagcttctccaaaaagataaatcaataccgaagtacaggctgcagcgcccacgtcatcgcgtcatgagcgttttacattacttagggtgggctagacatgaggaacagttcgcgcatcccgcaacatttttggatctcgtcgtgttagaaataaagaatcgatgacttttaagcgttattattaaaatgaaaagtacattcatatcctgttttagttctatcatcctattatcttgtaaaagtaggtagaatagtggagaagttgctataaacatgtcattatgtacactcttaaaccacaactgtatctgtttgctgttccttttactaatacattatgttacctctaaaatcttgagtagcaatgtaccgcagatgttaaaattcgaatagcaatttcacacatatagccactgatttcgataatgccccctatgtaatatttaatttcttatttttacctatattttgagttacatttcttttgcgccgggcctgggtttttttcacATACtacatgagcattgtcctttaatccCATTTAAATCCAGAGAAGGGAAGACCTTACTTCAGAAGATTCGAGATTATCTGTTCGAATAAGTAAGTAAAGGTTAATCTtttacattcataattttcCGAATTACTTGCGTTTCGGCAAAAAGCTTCATGGCTTAATAATATTGCAAATTCGTTCAAAacccttactaatattataaatgcgagagTAACTCTGTTTATCTGTCGTGCTTTAACGACAAAATTATTGAGCCGTTTTAAATGAaagttgggaccatgctgggtgacacaacattccggctcgctacatgcctacgcctcggcgctcccactggggctccgcatcgctgtcagtgcggcgaatctgtggaccgccttgggcaccatggtctttcctgtagcaaaagtgctggtcgcatggctcgacacgccagcataaatgacattatccgtcgtgctcttgttaccgccggagtgccagccattttagaacccagaggcttggcacgcgacgatggcaagagaccagatgggatgtctataatgccttggaagatgggaaggtctttggtgtgggacgcaacctgcgtcgacacccttgcaccttcccactttcccagtacggcgagccgtgtcggtgcagctgctgcagccgcggaaaaccttaaacggcacaaatatgtaaacctcaccggcaattgcatttttgagccgtttggggttgaaaccttgggaccatggggcccaagtgcccacagactctttcgagaaatcagtaagcaattagtggagtccactcgtgaccaataCTTCtgccaaaggatatgcattgccatccagcgtggcaatgcagccagccttttgggcacgatcccagctgacagcgatgcggatgaatattttgatacttagttttaatatttccctatcataagatcatttgtaaaactattgaatagattacgtgttataaaatttaaaaaaaaatgaaagtttaattatttgataatcTAGAGCCAAAGAAAGAACATTGGCTACCTTTTGTTGTAACCCGGTTGTAGAAAGTGGTTCTACTGGGATATTGCTAAAACCACGCagcttatatttaatttaataatttcaaggGTTTTAAACTAAGAACTATTTATCAGAAACCACACGTATAAGTTCACTGTAAAGTGTGACTATAAGCCAAAAAGTTTTACAAGTAGTCTGCAAGGATATCGTGTTGCTCAGTGcttaactgggttgtggaggtcacaTGCCGAcgctttatgtacctacctacaatgtACACACGAATGCAAGTGCATCCAGATTCAACTTGAGGTGATCTTTTAGCAAAATGTTAGACTGCTTATATAAGTTAAGGAGCATTGTAATTTCCCAGGCAGGCAAAAATTTCGAAAGTTAGACGGAAAAGCAGTTCTCTAAAATCGGATGCCTTGACTCGAAAAGATAATAACAGGAAGATTCTTATCGATATCTTTCAATCTATCGATGGTATAATCGATTTCGATTATCTCGTCTCAATTTGCTAATTTCACATTGGAGTTCCGTATTCCTGTTTGGATAATATGCAAATATCGCCTTAATTCGCAGATAGGAACATTCGCTCAATAATTAATGCAGAGGAAATCAAAGTTGTCGCTCCGTACATTAAGCTTACCCGAAACATGAAATAATCTGCTTTGATCAAATCTTATACAAAGTAGTATTCTCTTAAATTGAAACTAAGTACCTCTCTTGGGAAAACTACTTCAATTTAAGAGATTACAATCTTCTATTAAAAATGCTGGGATGTTTAATCCCAGTTTTAAATGTCGCAGCTTTTTTAAAGCTGTAGTCGAGATAGAAATTAAAACCCAATGAAATCATCCAGTTCAGATAATCCAATAATTTCTGGAATGGAGCGGAATGTTCGCGActcaattaaaagaaataattcttttaattagactgcaataaaacaatttcttGAAGTTAAACGTGCAAGAacttgctatttcaattcttgATAACTGTAGCTATTATATTGCATTTAATGACCTACGAGTGATTTTCATCATTAAGCCTTTCGCATTCATTTAATAAGATAATTGAGAAATAAAAGGGCTGACTATTTAACTGGTTTCGTTAACCAAAAGCATTGCCTAGCCACGAAAATCTAACATTTAAATAGAACTTTTGTATTAAGAATAAAAATTGCTACGAAGATTGGATATCAGAGTGTAACTAGATTGTGCATATGCAGTTGTGCACACATCAAATTACAGTTATTTGCCCTCTGACCTAGATTACGATATGTAATAGATATTTTCATCCCAAAAATGTACGGTTGTGGTACAATATTCGTTTACATTTTGGGAGAAATAAAGTTcagaaaaatagtttttttttattattgttgtttgtgtttttttcttagaaattgtTGCGTAGGCATTAAATATGTTTGACCTATTAACACTTGAAGACACAGAACTGTGGAGATATTCTAGGCAACTCGGCCAAACGCCTCAGGGTTGCAGATCTCCAAGCCCGACCTCATTGGCGACctttgtacggaaccctttcACGTGTCGAGGCTTCAGAATAACCCAAATTACTTTCAAACTGGCATCGGGTAACTGGAGATGTTACCATTGAACGTTTCTAGTAGCAACTCCATTCAGATAACTGACCCATTTTGTCGGACACTTAGTTGATAGTCTACATAAGTTTGTCCCTGAACTTGCAATTCGGTTCCATTACGCCGTTTCAATTACGTTCCCATTTATCGACAACACCACATTAATTTGTAAAGTTACGCATTCCACAACTTTGAGTCGGGACTGGACGGTTAggtaaatagttttaattgcTAAAATAAAGTACCAGTCGCTGTATGTGGGAAGTGCTTTTAAAACTTCGCTACTTGATTCCATTaaagttatttgatttaaagctCCACTCTAATGTTATGATTTTGTTTCAATATAGCATGCAAATGCTGACACATTGTTAGGTTTATAATCTTGATGAACGATAACATAATTCTAATATATTTGAACGAACTCATAGCATAATCTAAATATAGCTGTTAAAGCAAAAAAGTAATCTGCCCTCTTAATTTCAGCGTCAAAGGCaaatcttcaaaaaaggtgcataatttattactttagcATCTAACATCGTTCTTCCTTCATCTCCTTTCATCTACATAATTCTGGAGGTGACAATTTGTCTTTTAAGCTTCCCTAATTTGCTTCCTTAGGAAcaagataaagaaaaaaaacaattatttttcgGTTACTTTAAGACGGTCTTAGGAGCGCCTGTATAATTTGTGAGAGCAAAAAGTGCGAGTGTAATCGCTGACGTATAATAATATTAGGCGCTGTGTTGACAGCGGGTGACGAAGAAATtggtaaataaacagtttttttgctTCAGTATGCTAGCTAAGCGTTAACTGTAAAGTATATTTAAAGTTTAGATAATGTTAAATTTATTTTGATGCTAACTAATCATAAGCAAGACTCGTCAGCATTTTTTCTTTAAGAATTCGTACCCGCGTTCAATAGTTCTTTCATTAAACATTTGAATCTTAATTTATGGCTTATAATAAATAGACAATTGAATATCAAACACAATCAAATATCAATAAACTTATAAAACGGCCAAATAACATCACACTTGTATCTAAAGGTAGGCTGACATCCTTACTTATACCAAAACAGTTGGAAGGAAACGAATTTTCGCGTCTACTGTAGCACCTTACATGAGCAATTCCCCTCGATTTCCTCCCAAAGGAAGCTTCTCTGTAATGTGATGTCGATTTGACTTGGGGAAGATTGCACACTTTGTTATATGTATCTATGTACGTACTACAAACGTATATTTTGATGTCCTGTCTGTATTTCGAGGTTGAATGTGTAAAGTGAGAATTATTTTGTAGCTACATTGAATGAAAATTTGAGGGATGGAATTTATTTTCTTGGAACTtgaatttgatgatttttagaaGTTATATTATGTTAGTGTTATAATAAGGGTGTGATAAGTATCAATTAAATAGATCAGTTACAGAGTCCGCTAACTAATTTAAtctaacagccaatttcttcatcaaaagtaaaagccaaagtaaaaaccaaagtaatgtcataaagtaaaataaacggtcaaattcgttttatcttttagttttgctgttactttagccaaGAAGtttgaaaaaccggccaagtgcgagtcggactcgtgcacgaagggttccgtaaattacagttaaatcaacctatctcaaaaactataagagatactttgatcaaaccaaaaatcgttgaaagagttaattagcatgcatcacctctattttttttagaattttataccccgtagttataaaaatagaggggggggacatactttttacgactttgagagctgatatctcaaaaaccgttcactttaagaaaaatgttttttagaaaactttatatcattttaaaagacctttccattgataccccacacgggtatgtacatcgaaaaaaaaaatttcatccctcagttacatgtatgggggccCCCCccccaaatttttttttttactatttagtgtcatatttttgtagcggttcatacaacacatattcccatcaaatttcatcactgtagtacttatagtttccgagtaaatcggctgtgacagacggacagacggacagacggacagacggacagacggacatgacgaaactataagggttccgtttttgccattttggctacggaaccctaaaaacgaatttgaccgttacttttactttatgacattactttcgcttttacttttgatgaagaaactggctgtaagtcaaGGAAAAGTCCATTGCCTGTGGGAAGTCAAGGACTACCATAGCAAGTCAACAAAATAACGTGTAAACTCCCATACATTTCAACTCGGACActatggtctctgcacacagcgggcgcggcgggacgggacgggacgggacgggacggcgacgcggcGCTGGCGCGGCGGCATCGGTCACACTGCGGGCGCGATcacgtcccgtcccgccgcgctcACGCCGACCGTATCGCGACGCTATTCATTTATCAAAAAGATGTTGAGCGATTCAGACGTGGAAACGCTCTTGCTTTTATTTGCGCTAGCTAAGAAAAAACAACGGAAACGGAAATGGGTGCATGAAATAAATCAAAACCGTCGTAATTATGGGGAGTATCACAGACTATGCCGCAAAATTTTATCCCACGAAGATAAGTTTTACGCCTACTTCAAAATGACGCAAGAGTGTTTTGAAGAATTGCATAGTATTTTATGTGATAAGATTAGTAAACTAGACACAAATTGGAGGAGATCAATCAGTTCAAGAGAAAGGCTGGCCATTTGTTTGAGGTAGGTAaccctttttatttatattatcaacacttgttaacatttttgagcataaaaccaatttaaatatatccagggtaataaaaattatcaacattttttataatCACAATTATAGCTTAATGAAAGTAACCTAActaaatttttcaattttcattattgattcatattttgaaaattataatttatagaattatttttttaaccagaAAACTAAATATTGCAAATCTATATACCTACTTCAGATCACAAACAGCTTATATAAAGTATATAACTAAATCACTTACTACTTAACACCagtcttcattatttatttctttatgacttttaacataaaatatgaattttaattaacaacagTCTCCAAATCACAGTCTTTTCAATTTCTaagtttaattaacttttatataatttaataatacttttatataatttaattgtatagtataatataaatacatcattatttaaaaaaaatagctttttgttattgattatttatactgttcattaaaaataatcaataacaaaaagctattttttttaaataatgatgtatttatattatactatacCTACTAAATTACTCACAGCTTTTAATCACAGAGAGCATATAGTGGCAATGTACCTAAGCTAATTTTTGATATAATATCCATACTTTGATAAATTCTAATAATGAATTTGACTTATTAAATTCCAAATGATGACTAACTTTTCAATATCTCCTTATCAAATCAACATCACTCACTCATAAAAATTCgaatataaaattttcttctCCCACATTGGCATTATTGTCTCCAGATAAATTAATTGGTTGAGGAGCTGGCGATTCCTGGTTTGTGTTGTTAACAGAACTTGTATTAGAGTAAGCTGGTGATGCTATTGATATACTCGTGTGGAGTGGATCATATGATGTAGAATCGAGCAGTCGGAGTTCgatatttgaaaacaatttggcCATTTCCAGTTTAACAATGGCTTGTTCTCTGGGCGGAAATTTCTTGAATGTATCGGCATAGCTAAGGAATAAATTGTCAGTTACGTCGAGTtccttcttatttttattagaatttagaaATTGTATCACTCTCCCTACATCATCATCACTTCCTGGATGTCCTCTTGATCGTTTAGCTTTTCCAGATGAAATGCTTGATGGTGGCGGGGGTGCCTGTGATGATGACGCGGTGGCTTGCGATGTTGATGAGGTAGCTTGCTGGCTGGGCTGGGAAATCTGCGATGGAGGTGAGGGGACCGGTGATTGGAAAGTTATACTATCGTATCCAGCATTATGACCAGGTGGTTGACTTTGAGGCGAAGATGGTGATGTTGGTGCTATTTCAGCAGGAACGTTTGAATGGGATTCTCGAGGCGCATTGAAATGGTCCAAGAATGCCAGTTGTGATGCCCATGTGTAATATACGTTTCTACGACTAGAACCAGTTGTTCCTTTGAgctgttttttatatttagtataGCCGTCTCTGATCGTCTTCCATTTGTGTTTTACTGCTTCACCTGCGGTAATGATAAAATTtacaagaatataataaaatcaaactttaaaataaataattcaaaataaagaattgtactattttatttaatgaatataTTTGTATTGCATTGTATTATTACATAACAAATTATTCCTCATAAATAACCTTATTTCTTTGTTTAAGGTACTTAACAACCGGTGATTCTTATCAAACAATTGCATTTTCTTTTCGGGTTGGACATAGTACAGTCAGCAATATTGTGAAGAATGTCTGCGTAGAAATATGGATTTTATTGCAACCAACGTATATGCCAGCACCTTCAGAGGAAACATGGAGGCAATCAGAATTTGGATACAGAGAATTATGGAATTTTCCCAACTGCGTGGGCAGTATAGATGGGAAGCACATTGCTATTAAATGTCCTCCAAATAGTGGAACACATTACTACTGCTACAAAAATTACTTCTCTATCGTTTTGTTAGCAATCGTA
This window of the Helicoverpa zea isolate HzStark_Cry1AcR chromosome 31, ilHelZeax1.1, whole genome shotgun sequence genome carries:
- the LOC124645315 gene encoding uncharacterized protein LOC124645315, with translation MNVEKLVECVRAHVCLYDLGHRQYKNTVLKNELWESIGREMNQSGEAVKHKWKTIRDGYTKYKKQLKGTTGSSRRNVYYTWASQLAFLDHFNAPRESHSNVPAEIAPTSPSSPQSQPPGHNAGYDSITFQSPVPSPPSQISQPSQQATSSTSQATASSSQAPPPPSSISSGKAKRSRGHPGSDDDVGRVIQFLNSNKNKKELDVTDNLFLSYADTFKKFPPREQAIVKLEMAKLFSNIELRLLDSTSYDPLHTSISIASPAYSNTSSVNNTNQESPAPQPINLSGDNNANVGEENFIFEFL